In one Oryza glaberrima chromosome 2, OglaRS2, whole genome shotgun sequence genomic region, the following are encoded:
- the LOC127763405 gene encoding adenine phosphoribosyltransferase 4-like gives MGEEANCNVAMESAAPKENGHTTGAAAAEAKAAAAWAEIAVTDAAAVPKPTPPPAAVAVDPRLQGISDAIRVVPHFPKQGIMFNDITPLLLRPGVFKDAVDIFVERYRGMAIAAVAGIEARGFIFGPAIALAIGAKFIPLRKPKKLPGEVISETYVLEYGTDCLQMHVGTIEPGERVLIVDDLVATGGTLCAAIRLLERAGADVVECACLIGLPKFKDFYKLNGKPVYVLVESREYEK, from the exons ATGGGCGAGGAGGCCAATTGCAACGTCGCGATGGAGTCCGCTGCGCCCAAGGAGAACGGCCACACCACcggtgccgccgcggcggaggccaaggccgccgccgcctgggctGAGATCGCCGTcaccgacgccgcggcggtgccaaagccgacgccgccgcctgcggccGTGGCCGTCGACCCCCGGCTTCAGGGCATCTCCGACGCCATCCGCGTCGTCCCCCACTTCCCCAAGCAAG GCATCATGTTCAACGACAtcacgccgctgctgctgcgcccgGGGGTGTTCAAGGACGCCGTCGACATCTTCGTCGAGCGCTACCGCGGcatggccatcgccgccgtcgccg GGATTGAGGCTAGGGGGTTCATATTTGGCCCGGCGATCGCGCTGGCAATTGGCGCCAAATTCATACCGTTGCGTAAGCCCAAGAAACTCCCAG GCGAGGTGATTTCTGAGACGTATGTTCTCGAGTACGGGACCGATTGCTTGCAGATGCATGTTGGCACCATTGAACCTGGTGAGCGTGTGCTGATCGTTGATGATCTGGTTGCAACTGGTGGGACACTTTGTGCTGCTATAAGGCTTCTTG AACGCGCTGGAGCTGACGTTGTTGAGTGCGCATGTCTCATTGGGCTCCCAAAATTTAAG GATTTCTACAAGCTCAATGGCAAACCAGTTTATGTGCTGGTGGAGTCCCgcgaatatgaaaaataa